A part of Larkinella insperata genomic DNA contains:
- a CDS encoding sulfatase codes for MRKFLVLIRKKPKRLAGPVLLTSGLLLLSFLLLTGLKPIEPPAQAKKKYNVLFIAVDDLNNDLGCYGNPLVKSPHIDRLARRGIQFDRAYTQFPLCSPSRSSLLTGYRPDQTRIYELQTHFRKNLPDVVTLPQLFKNNAYFSARIGKIFHYGVPGQIGTDGLDDPVSWNQVINPKGRDKVEESQVKNLTPNRALGSALAWYAADGTDDEQTDGLIANEAVRLLEQKKDEPFFLAVGFFRPHCPYVAPKKYYDLYPLDQITLPKEIENDLDDVPEAALFTKPSHWGLGEAERREAQRAYYASISFMDAQVGKLLDALDRLKLTDNTVVVLWSDHGYNVGQHGQWMKQSLFENSARVPLLISVPGGVRGKTSGRTVELVDLYPTLAELCGLAAPSGLAGKSLVPLLKNPNASWTKPAYSQVRRNTIFGRSVRTERWRYTEWDEGKAGAELYDHQTDPDEFTNLAQQASHKDRVKELAALLHKGFPSAQE; via the coding sequence ATGAGAAAATTTCTAGTGCTTATCCGTAAAAAGCCCAAAAGATTGGCCGGGCCGGTACTGCTGACCAGCGGCTTGTTGTTGCTGAGTTTCCTGCTGCTGACGGGCCTGAAACCCATTGAGCCGCCTGCTCAGGCGAAGAAAAAATACAACGTCCTGTTTATCGCCGTCGACGATCTGAACAACGACCTGGGTTGTTACGGGAACCCCCTGGTGAAGTCGCCCCACATCGACCGGTTGGCCCGCCGGGGTATCCAGTTTGACCGGGCCTACACTCAGTTCCCACTGTGCAGCCCCAGCCGCTCGTCGCTCCTGACGGGCTACCGACCGGACCAGACCCGGATTTACGAACTGCAAACGCATTTCCGCAAGAACCTGCCCGATGTGGTCACCTTGCCGCAGCTGTTTAAAAACAATGCGTACTTCAGCGCCCGCATCGGCAAGATTTTTCACTACGGCGTACCGGGGCAGATTGGCACGGACGGCCTGGATGATCCCGTCTCCTGGAATCAGGTAATCAATCCGAAAGGCCGCGATAAAGTCGAAGAATCGCAGGTGAAAAACCTGACTCCAAACCGGGCGCTGGGTAGCGCGCTGGCCTGGTATGCCGCCGACGGTACGGACGACGAACAAACCGACGGACTGATTGCCAACGAAGCCGTCCGGCTGCTGGAGCAGAAAAAAGACGAACCGTTCTTTCTGGCGGTTGGGTTTTTCCGGCCCCATTGCCCGTACGTAGCACCTAAAAAATACTATGACCTGTACCCGCTGGACCAAATTACACTGCCAAAGGAAATAGAGAACGACCTGGACGACGTGCCCGAAGCGGCCTTGTTTACCAAACCGTCGCACTGGGGACTGGGTGAAGCCGAACGGCGGGAAGCGCAACGGGCCTACTACGCTTCGATTTCGTTCATGGACGCGCAGGTGGGGAAGCTGCTGGATGCGCTGGACCGGCTTAAACTCACGGACAACACGGTGGTGGTGCTCTGGAGCGATCACGGCTACAATGTCGGGCAGCACGGGCAATGGATGAAACAGAGCCTTTTCGAGAACTCGGCCCGCGTCCCGCTGCTGATATCCGTGCCGGGTGGCGTGCGGGGAAAAACGTCCGGCCGGACCGTCGAACTCGTTGACCTGTATCCGACCCTGGCGGAACTGTGCGGACTGGCGGCTCCGTCCGGTCTGGCCGGGAAAAGCCTGGTGCCACTGCTCAAAAATCCGAATGCCTCCTGGACCAAACCGGCGTATTCTCAAGTCCGGCGCAATACCATTTTTGGGCGCAGCGTCCGCACCGAACGCTGGCGGTATACCGAGTGGGACGAAGGAAAAGCCGGCGCTGAACTGTACGACCACCAGACCGACCCGGACGAATTTACGAACCTGGCCCAGCAGGCTTCCCACAAAGACCGGGTAAAGGAACTGGCCGCATTGCTGCACAAAGGCTTTCCGTCGGCTCAGGAATAA
- a CDS encoding malectin domain-containing carbohydrate-binding protein, with translation MKHPRLPFLSFIYLLLALLGLSAPRPLAAAPAQQDPLYPVWTPRAPAHNKRVEAPSIVYNKKIYVFAGLTPKLQINNSNEVYDPATNTWTYFAPMPLDPQGKPQAVTHNGIALVDNIVWIAGGRVGNNPGPVTDKVWLYNLTTDSWSPGPSLPAPRAAGGLVRVGRRLHFFGGFGAAVCNDDKADHYVYDLDKPAAGWQTGLAPLPVARNHFGTVTVGGLIYAIGGQLGHDCGGGQDQKLVHAYDPATDTWTAKKELPFATSHIEPGSFSLDGMIRVTGGERSGQNILQYDPATDSWAIIDQLPTALIAASAKVIDDQYIVSHGGAPGSQQSQEASWIKSLTRTRNSQLAFWPGQLEARARVGQRVRLQPLVGTYSDATPYTIDPAGLPGWLRVETLAGGTDEAGTPVALTLDASGLVAGEYRHTVVARAAGYRPASVTVHLRVEGSDAGGVGPVVARINAGGPAVVSNGVSWSGSQYFTGGKSYTNTKVTSIADTEDDVLYLTEYSATSNLGSFGFALPVAVAGQYTVRLHFAEIYWGATGGRAGGAGQRVFSANLEGGAVELANYDILGEVGSMRAVVKTFEVGVEDGVLNIDFTASANQPKVSAIEVFGPTAESVRINAGGPTFLASGSRQFAADAYVTGGSTTTVGNVPIDNTTDDALYQTERYGNFSYNVPVNNGSYNVILHFAETYAKVINGTTSRKFHVDIEGQRKLTDYDILARAGGAWKAVQETVEATVSDGILTIAFSPGASQNPKVCAIEIVPATGSANPARTIPVAVANPGTAEQTGLQVKVLGNPIQQDRVDVEVQGATGQPLQVRLIDPKGQIVAEQFIPEAAAHEQHRLLVSGQAAGLFFLRVSTPQQSRTLKVLKVD, from the coding sequence ATGAAGCACCCACGTCTACCATTTCTTAGTTTTATCTACCTACTGCTGGCTTTGCTGGGGTTGAGTGCCCCGCGCCCGCTGGCGGCCGCCCCGGCCCAGCAAGACCCCCTCTACCCCGTCTGGACACCCCGCGCCCCCGCCCACAACAAACGCGTGGAGGCCCCCAGCATCGTCTATAACAAGAAAATCTACGTCTTCGCCGGGCTCACCCCCAAACTCCAGATCAACAACTCCAACGAAGTCTACGACCCGGCCACCAACACCTGGACGTACTTCGCCCCCATGCCCCTGGACCCCCAGGGCAAGCCCCAGGCCGTCACCCACAACGGCATCGCCCTGGTCGACAACATCGTCTGGATCGCCGGCGGCCGCGTGGGCAACAACCCCGGACCGGTCACCGACAAGGTCTGGCTCTACAACCTGACGACCGACTCCTGGAGCCCGGGCCCGTCCCTGCCCGCCCCCCGGGCCGCCGGGGGCCTGGTGCGGGTGGGCCGCCGGCTGCACTTCTTTGGGGGCTTCGGGGCCGCCGTCTGCAACGACGACAAGGCCGACCACTACGTCTATGACCTGGACAAGCCCGCGGCCGGCTGGCAGACGGGGCTGGCGCCCTTGCCCGTGGCCCGCAATCACTTCGGCACCGTGACGGTGGGCGGGCTGATCTACGCCATCGGCGGGCAGTTGGGCCACGACTGCGGGGGCGGTCAGGACCAGAAGCTGGTGCACGCCTACGACCCGGCCACCGACACCTGGACGGCCAAAAAGGAGCTGCCCTTTGCCACCTCTCACATCGAACCGGGCAGCTTTTCGCTGGACGGCATGATCCGGGTGACGGGCGGGGAGCGCAGCGGCCAGAACATTCTGCAGTACGACCCGGCCACCGACAGCTGGGCGATCATCGATCAGCTGCCGACGGCGCTGATTGCGGCCTCGGCCAAGGTGATTGACGACCAGTACATTGTCTCCCACGGGGGGGCGCCGGGCAGCCAGCAGAGCCAGGAGGCCAGCTGGATCAAAAGTCTTACGCGCACCCGCAACTCCCAGCTGGCTTTCTGGCCGGGTCAACTGGAGGCCCGCGCGCGGGTGGGCCAGCGTGTGCGGCTGCAGCCGCTGGTGGGGACCTACTCGGACGCGACGCCCTACACGATCGATCCGGCGGGCTTGCCGGGCTGGCTTAGGGTGGAAACGTTGGCGGGTGGCACCGATGAGGCCGGCACGCCGGTGGCGCTGACGCTGGACGCGTCGGGGCTGGTGGCGGGGGAGTACCGTCACACGGTGGTGGCGCGGGCGGCTGGTTACCGTCCGGCGTCGGTGACGGTGCACTTGAGGGTGGAGGGGAGTGATGCGGGGGGTGTGGGTCCGGTGGTGGCGCGCATCAACGCGGGCGGTCCGGCGGTGGTCAGCAACGGGGTTTCCTGGAGCGGTAGCCAGTACTTCACCGGGGGCAAGTCTTACACCAATACCAAGGTGACATCCATTGCCGACACCGAGGACGACGTGCTTTACCTGACCGAATACAGCGCCACGAGCAACCTGGGCAGTTTTGGGTTTGCCCTGCCGGTGGCGGTGGCGGGTCAGTACACGGTGCGGCTGCACTTTGCCGAGATCTACTGGGGAGCCACTGGGGGCCGTGCGGGAGGTGCGGGTCAGCGGGTGTTCAGCGCGAACCTGGAAGGGGGAGCCGTGGAGCTGGCCAACTACGACATCCTGGGGGAGGTGGGCAGCATGAGGGCGGTGGTCAAGACGTTTGAGGTAGGGGTGGAAGATGGGGTGCTCAACATCGACTTCACGGCTTCGGCCAACCAGCCCAAGGTCTCGGCCATCGAGGTCTTCGGACCCACAGCAGAAAGTGTGCGAATCAACGCCGGAGGACCAACTTTTCTGGCATCGGGAAGTCGGCAGTTTGCCGCCGACGCTTACGTTACAGGTGGCAGCACCACAACCGTCGGGAACGTGCCGATCGACAACACCACCGACGATGCACTTTATCAGACCGAACGTTACGGCAATTTCAGCTACAACGTTCCGGTGAATAACGGTTCCTACAACGTTATCCTGCACTTTGCCGAAACGTACGCCAAGGTGATCAACGGCACCACCAGCCGCAAGTTTCACGTCGACATCGAAGGGCAGCGTAAACTGACCGACTACGACATCCTGGCCCGGGCGGGCGGGGCCTGGAAAGCCGTTCAGGAAACGGTTGAAGCGACGGTCAGCGACGGTATTCTGACCATTGCTTTCAGTCCGGGAGCATCACAGAATCCCAAGGTCTGCGCCATTGAAATTGTGCCAGCAACGGGTTCGGCCAATCCGGCCCGGACCATACCGGTCGCGGTAGCCAATCCGGGAACCGCCGAGCAAACGGGGCTGCAGGTCAAGGTGTTGGGTAATCCCATTCAACAGGATAGGGTAGACGTCGAAGTACAGGGAGCTACAGGCCAGCCGCTGCAGGTCAGGCTGATCGATCCAAAAGGTCAAATTGTTGCCGAGCAGTTCATTCCGGAAGCGGCCGCGCACGAACAGCACCGGTTGTTGGTTTCGGGGCAGGCTGCGGGTCTGTTTTTTCTGCGGGTCAGTACCCCGCAGCAGAGCCGAACCCTGAAAGTGCTGAAGGTAGACTGA
- a CDS encoding malectin domain-containing carbohydrate-binding protein has product MKNCIYLVLICFWVLRTGPTAFAQGSTCPAPYEEKNGIVVIETENLSLPSGWRKATSAGGFTGSGYIEWTGAENFSRTGVGLIETTVRINRTGKYIFQWRNRVGRGTSLTEHNDTWLRFPDASNFYGEKGTRRVYPYGSGKSPNPNGAGGDGWFKVYFNAGVWDWAWASWVSDRDPMQVVVEFNSPGVYKLQVSARSAAHLIDRLVLVHSSLSVASAHNAAETRCTSGSTPTNQPPLVANPIADRTATVGSPFSFSFPTNTFSDPNGDALSYRATLASGAALPAWLTFSPASRSFSGVPTAPTTLTVRVTASDGQGGQVSDDFVIRVAAAPTPASTYRVNAGGGSYTTSDGKVYSADSYASGGSTFSRSGDITNTTQDALYQTERYGNFSYNFPVANGTYTVVLHFAEIYASGSNQRKFNVNIEGQRKLTEYDIAARAGGSWRAVQESFEVSVSDGTLNVQFQNGSVNNAKVCAIEVVGAGSGLALPYRTNAGGGSFTTSDGKVYSADSYASGGSTFSRSGDITNTTQDALYQTERYGNFSYNFPVSNGTYTVVLHFAEIYASGSNQRKFNVNIEGQRKLTEYDIAARAGGSWRAVQESFEVSVSDGTLNVQFQNGSVNNAKVCAIEILAGGSSARLAGAEVSAEGSYRVQAYPNPTSAGVTIAGVNPRCADFKVTVLQGTAELRLPVEITSESQVQLGLGQLPAGLYVVRIQQCGRSVTEKVIVTR; this is encoded by the coding sequence ATGAAAAACTGCATTTACCTTGTACTCATCTGCTTTTGGGTCCTGCGAACCGGTCCAACGGCATTCGCCCAGGGGAGCACCTGCCCGGCGCCCTACGAGGAAAAAAACGGCATCGTCGTCATCGAAACCGAAAACCTCAGCCTGCCCTCCGGCTGGCGAAAAGCCACCTCCGCCGGCGGTTTCACCGGCAGCGGCTACATCGAATGGACCGGCGCCGAAAACTTCTCGCGCACCGGCGTGGGCCTGATCGAAACCACCGTCCGAATCAACCGCACCGGCAAGTACATCTTCCAATGGCGCAACCGCGTGGGCCGGGGCACCTCCCTGACCGAACACAACGACACCTGGCTGCGCTTCCCCGACGCCAGCAACTTCTACGGCGAGAAAGGCACCCGGCGCGTCTACCCCTACGGCTCGGGCAAGTCCCCCAACCCCAACGGCGCCGGGGGCGACGGCTGGTTTAAGGTCTACTTCAACGCGGGTGTCTGGGATTGGGCCTGGGCTTCCTGGGTCAGCGACCGCGATCCGATGCAGGTGGTGGTTGAGTTTAACAGCCCGGGCGTCTACAAGCTCCAGGTCTCGGCCCGCTCGGCGGCCCACCTCATCGACCGCCTGGTCCTGGTCCACTCCTCGCTGAGCGTGGCCTCCGCCCACAACGCGGCCGAAACCCGCTGCACCTCCGGCAGCACCCCCACCAACCAGCCCCCGCTGGTGGCCAACCCCATCGCCGACCGAACCGCCACCGTGGGCAGCCCCTTCAGCTTCAGCTTCCCGACCAACACCTTCAGCGATCCCAACGGCGACGCGCTGAGCTACCGCGCCACGCTGGCCAGCGGAGCCGCCCTGCCGGCCTGGCTGACCTTCTCGCCCGCCAGCCGCAGCTTCAGCGGGGTGCCCACCGCCCCCACCACACTCACCGTGCGGGTCACGGCCAGTGACGGCCAGGGCGGCCAGGTCAGCGACGATTTTGTGATCCGCGTGGCTGCGGCTCCCACCCCGGCCAGCACCTACCGCGTCAACGCCGGGGGCGGCAGTTACACCACTTCGGACGGCAAGGTCTACAGTGCCGACAGCTACGCCAGCGGGGGCAGTACCTTCAGCCGCTCGGGGGACATCACCAACACGACCCAGGATGCGCTGTACCAAACCGAACGTTACGGCAACTTCAGCTACAACTTCCCCGTTGCCAACGGCACCTACACGGTTGTTCTGCACTTTGCCGAGATCTACGCCAGCGGCAGCAACCAGCGCAAGTTCAACGTCAACATCGAGGGCCAGCGCAAGCTGACCGAGTACGACATTGCCGCCCGGGCGGGGGGCAGCTGGCGGGCGGTGCAGGAGAGCTTCGAGGTGTCGGTCAGTGACGGTACGCTGAATGTGCAGTTTCAGAACGGCAGCGTCAACAACGCCAAGGTGTGCGCCATCGAGGTGGTGGGGGCCGGCTCGGGTCTGGCCCTGCCTTACCGCACCAATGCCGGGGGCGGCAGCTTCACCACCTCGGACGGCAAGGTCTACAGTGCCGACAGCTACGCCAGCGGGGGCAGTACCTTCAGCCGCTCGGGGGACATCACCAACACGACCCAGGATGCGCTGTACCAAACCGAACGTTACGGCAACTTCAGCTACAACTTTCCCGTTAGCAACGGCACCTACACGGTTGTTCTGCACTTTGCCGAGATCTACGCCAGCGGCAGCAACCAGCGCAAGTTCAACGTCAACATCGAGGGCCAGCGCAAGCTGACCGAGTACGACATTGCCGCCCGGGCGGGGGGCAGCTGGCGGGCGGTCCAGGAGAGCTTTGAGGTGTCGGTCAGTGACGGTACACTGAATGTGCAGTTTCAGAACGGCAGCGTCAACAACGCCAAGGTGTGCGCCATCGAGATTCTGGCCGGCGGCTCGTCGGCCCGGTTGGCGGGGGCAGAGGTCAGCGCCGAAGGGTCCTATCGGGTGCAGGCGTACCCCAACCCCACCAGCGCCGGGGTGACGATCGCGGGGGTCAACCCGCGCTGTGCGGATTTCAAGGTGACGGTGCTGCAGGGCACAGCCGAGCTGAGGCTGCCGGTGGAGATCACCTCGGAGAGCCAGGTTCAGCTGGGGCTGGGTCAGTTGCCGGCGGGTTTGTACGTGGTGCGCATCCAGCAGTGCGGGCGTTCGGTGACCGAAAAGGTGATCGTTACCCGGTAA